A genomic window from Pseudonocardia broussonetiae includes:
- a CDS encoding MBL fold metallo-hydrolase — protein sequence MTTLSYAVHVTPGIPTAIPDLPPDLDRRWWSPISATLVSGERDAVLVDAFLTVEQATELAAWVAASGKDLTTIYITHGHGDHWFGLATLLDRFPTARAVATPRTVAHAEGQGAPEFVESFWRTRFPGQVPDRLVLPEPLDGDVIELEGEELRIVDLGHTDTDDTTALHVPSLGLVVAGDAAYDDVHLYLAESPAVGRKAWLAALDVLEDLRPTAVVAGHKRAGLPDDPAVIDRTRRYILDFEELLAAGPTTEELYRGLLERHPGRVNPGAAWGSARSATG from the coding sequence ATGACGACGCTGTCCTACGCCGTGCACGTCACCCCCGGGATCCCGACGGCGATCCCCGACCTGCCGCCCGACCTCGACCGCCGCTGGTGGTCGCCCATCTCCGCGACCCTGGTCTCGGGCGAGCGCGACGCCGTCCTCGTCGACGCGTTCCTCACCGTCGAGCAGGCCACCGAGCTCGCCGCGTGGGTCGCGGCGTCGGGCAAGGACCTGACGACGATCTACATCACGCACGGACACGGCGACCACTGGTTCGGCCTGGCCACGCTGCTCGACCGCTTCCCCACCGCGCGCGCGGTGGCGACGCCCCGCACCGTGGCCCACGCGGAGGGGCAGGGCGCCCCGGAGTTCGTGGAGTCGTTCTGGCGCACGCGGTTCCCGGGCCAGGTGCCCGACCGGCTGGTCCTGCCCGAGCCGCTCGACGGCGACGTGATCGAGCTGGAGGGCGAGGAGCTGCGGATCGTCGACCTCGGCCACACCGACACCGACGACACGACCGCGCTGCACGTGCCGTCGCTGGGCCTCGTGGTCGCCGGCGACGCGGCCTACGACGACGTGCACCTCTACCTGGCCGAGTCGCCGGCGGTGGGGCGCAAGGCCTGGCTCGCCGCGCTCGACGTCCTCGAGGACCTGCGGCCCACCGCGGTGGTCGCCGGGCACAAGCGCGCGGGGCTGCCCGACGACCCCGCGGTGATCGACCGGACGCGGCGCTACATCCTCGACTTCGAGGAGCTGCTCGCCGCCGGTCCCACCACCGAGGAGCTCTACCGCGGGCTGCTGGAGCGCCACCCCGGCCGGGTCAACCCGGGTGCGGCGTGGGGGTCGGCGCGGTCGGCGACGGGCTGA
- a CDS encoding TetR/AcrR family transcriptional regulator, which produces MDEPVKTPTGRDRASATRIAATEAKVVAAAARLFVERGYAGTTLADVAAAAGVGARTVYVRFGGKAELLGRVVDQAVVGDAEPVDVLGRDRMRTALTAPTAAERLAAHAAAAREIVERAGALFAVAQQAAAVEPLIAGFWEQARAHTRHASHAFWTRLAQDGLLPGPCDVEALADTATVLVAAETYLLTTRLHGWTPAQYEAWLLRTTTALAGLSPSPTAPTPTPHPG; this is translated from the coding sequence GTGGACGAGCCCGTCAAGACGCCGACCGGACGCGACCGCGCGAGCGCGACCCGGATCGCCGCCACCGAGGCGAAGGTGGTCGCCGCGGCCGCGCGGCTGTTCGTCGAGCGCGGCTACGCCGGCACCACGCTGGCCGACGTCGCCGCGGCGGCCGGGGTGGGCGCGCGCACGGTGTACGTGCGCTTCGGGGGCAAGGCCGAGCTGCTGGGACGGGTCGTCGACCAGGCGGTGGTGGGTGACGCCGAGCCGGTCGACGTGCTCGGCCGCGACCGGATGCGGACCGCGCTCACCGCTCCCACGGCCGCCGAGCGGCTGGCCGCGCACGCCGCGGCGGCGCGGGAGATCGTCGAGCGGGCCGGGGCGCTGTTCGCGGTGGCGCAGCAGGCGGCCGCCGTCGAGCCGCTGATCGCCGGGTTCTGGGAGCAGGCCCGCGCGCACACCCGCCACGCCTCGCACGCGTTCTGGACGCGGCTGGCGCAGGACGGCCTGCTCCCCGGCCCCTGCGACGTCGAGGCCCTCGCCGACACCGCGACCGTCCTGGTCGCGGCCGAGACCTACCTGCTCACGACCCGCCTGCACGGCTGGACGCCCGCGCAGTACGAGGCGTGGCTGCTGCGGACGACGACCGCGCTGGCCGGGCTCAGCCCGTCGCCGACCGCGCCGACCCCCACGCCGCACCCGGGTTGA
- a CDS encoding VOC family protein: MDVSTAPVLAGVHHLKLPVSDLDRSLDWYVTRLGYRLQQDWFDDGVRTGVGMTHPAGGPDLALRHDPARARASAGFDFFAIGVPDEAAIRSLAARLTALGEEHAGVHLATFGWILPLLHDPDGHEVRFYTTEHHTDVTSVPEVHDAVRTAARREASIARSGKGAD, from the coding sequence ATGGACGTGTCCACGGCTCCGGTGCTCGCCGGCGTCCACCACCTCAAGCTGCCCGTCTCCGACCTCGACCGCTCGCTCGACTGGTACGTGACCCGTCTCGGCTACCGGCTGCAGCAGGACTGGTTCGACGACGGGGTGCGCACGGGCGTCGGCATGACCCACCCCGCGGGCGGCCCGGACCTCGCGCTGCGCCACGACCCGGCGCGCGCCCGGGCCTCGGCCGGCTTCGACTTCTTCGCGATCGGCGTGCCCGACGAGGCCGCGATCCGCTCCCTCGCCGCCCGCCTCACCGCCCTGGGCGAGGAGCACGCGGGCGTGCACCTCGCGACGTTCGGCTGGATCCTGCCGCTGCTGCACGACCCCGACGGCCACGAGGTGCGCTTCTACACGACCGAGCACCACACCGACGTCACGTCGGTCCCCGAGGTGCACGACGCCGTGCGCACCGCGGCGCGGCGGGAGGCCTCGATCGCGCGGTCGGGGAAGGGGGCGGATTGA
- a CDS encoding bifunctional 3,4-dihydroxy-2-butanone-4-phosphate synthase/GTP cyclohydrolase II, with the protein MTPTTDDHGTTITELPATGAVQRAVAALAAGRMVVVVDDADREDEGDLVLAAATVTAEQVAFVVRHTTGIVCAPMPAERVEALHLPQMVADNTDAHGTAFTVTVDHLDSGTGVSAADRARTLRALADPATRPDELRRPGHVFPLRARAGGVLERAGHTEAAVDLMGLAGQVPVAVIGEIVAADGSMARGEELRAFAAEHDLPVLAVADLVRHRRATEQLVEHVATSAMPTVFGDFRAAAYRSALDGTEHLALVLGDVAAAGATERGALIRVHSECLTGDILGSLRCDCGAQLEQALRAIAEEGCGAVVYLRGHEGRGIGLAHKIRAYALQEEGLDTVDANTAQGLPVDSRSYGTGAQILTDLGVRRIRLITNNPAKYGGLGGHGLEIVGRVALPVAENPHNVRYLRTKRDRMGHHAAGRHVV; encoded by the coding sequence ATGACACCCACGACCGACGACCACGGGACGACGATCACCGAGCTGCCGGCCACCGGGGCGGTGCAGCGCGCGGTCGCGGCGCTGGCCGCGGGCCGGATGGTCGTCGTCGTCGACGACGCCGACCGCGAGGACGAGGGCGACCTCGTGCTCGCCGCCGCGACCGTGACGGCGGAGCAGGTGGCGTTCGTCGTGCGGCACACGACCGGCATCGTCTGCGCGCCGATGCCCGCCGAGCGGGTCGAGGCGCTGCACCTGCCGCAGATGGTCGCCGACAACACCGACGCCCACGGCACCGCGTTCACCGTCACCGTCGACCACCTCGACAGCGGCACCGGCGTCTCCGCCGCCGACCGCGCCCGCACCCTGCGCGCGCTCGCCGACCCCGCCACCCGGCCCGACGAGCTGCGCCGTCCCGGGCACGTGTTCCCGCTGCGCGCCCGCGCGGGCGGCGTGCTGGAGCGCGCCGGGCACACCGAGGCCGCCGTCGACCTGATGGGGCTGGCCGGGCAGGTGCCCGTCGCCGTCATCGGGGAGATCGTCGCGGCGGACGGGTCGATGGCCCGCGGCGAGGAGCTGCGCGCGTTCGCCGCGGAGCACGACCTGCCGGTGCTCGCCGTCGCCGACCTCGTGCGCCACCGCCGGGCCACCGAGCAGCTCGTCGAGCACGTCGCGACGTCGGCGATGCCGACGGTGTTCGGCGACTTCCGCGCCGCCGCCTACCGCTCCGCGCTCGACGGCACCGAGCACCTCGCGCTCGTCCTGGGCGACGTGGCCGCCGCGGGCGCGACCGAGCGCGGCGCCCTGATCCGCGTGCACAGCGAGTGCCTCACCGGCGACATCCTCGGCTCGCTGCGCTGCGACTGCGGCGCCCAGCTCGAGCAGGCGCTGCGCGCGATCGCCGAGGAGGGCTGCGGCGCCGTGGTGTACCTGCGCGGGCACGAGGGCCGCGGGATCGGGCTCGCGCACAAGATCCGCGCGTACGCGCTGCAGGAGGAGGGCCTCGACACCGTCGACGCCAACACCGCGCAGGGCCTGCCCGTCGACTCGCGCAGCTACGGCACGGGCGCGCAGATCCTCACCGACCTCGGCGTCCGCCGGATCCGGCTGATCACCAACAACCCGGCGAAGTACGGCGGGCTGGGCGGGCACGGCCTGGAGATCGTCGGCCGGGTGGCGCTGCCGGTGGCCGAGAACCCGCACAACGTGCGCTACCTGCGCACCAAGCGCGACCGGATGGGCCACCACGCCGCCGGGCGGCACGTCGTCTGA
- a CDS encoding flavin reductase family protein: protein MDETIEAPAAVEPGRMREVLGHFASGIVVVTATGPDGPVGFTCQSFASLSLDPPLVSFCPARTSSTWPRIREIGRFCVNVLADDHRELSTAFARSGTDKFAGVPWTPSTSGAPVLDGVCAWIDCALADEYDGGDHTIVLGRVHDLGADAARLPLLFHRGAYGIAAGRGESEES, encoded by the coding sequence ATGGACGAGACGATCGAGGCACCGGCCGCCGTGGAGCCCGGACGCATGCGGGAGGTCCTCGGGCACTTCGCCTCGGGGATCGTCGTGGTGACCGCGACGGGCCCGGACGGCCCGGTCGGCTTCACCTGCCAGTCGTTCGCGTCGCTGTCGCTCGACCCGCCGCTCGTCAGCTTCTGCCCGGCCCGGACGTCGTCGACGTGGCCGCGGATCCGGGAGATCGGCCGGTTCTGCGTCAACGTGCTCGCCGACGACCACCGCGAGCTGAGCACCGCGTTCGCGCGCTCGGGCACCGACAAGTTCGCCGGGGTGCCGTGGACGCCGTCGACGTCCGGGGCGCCCGTCCTCGACGGCGTCTGCGCCTGGATCGACTGCGCGCTCGCCGACGAGTACGACGGCGGCGACCACACCATCGTCCTGGGCCGCGTGCACGACCTCGGCGCCGACGCCGCCCGGCTCCCGCTGCTGTTCCACCGCGGCGCCTACGGCATCGCGGCGGGACGCGGGGAGTCCGAGGAGTCCTAG
- a CDS encoding helix-turn-helix domain-containing protein, producing METGPPALLTRFPVLGTRSLDEARDAVTRIYLEHELTAPTDHLEMTLNAVTDRRFTLGYLTYRSAAKLVMPATEDNYHVNLTVAGRTDADRTDGGRASTHGGRSGIVLAPDQRNTVRWSPDAEQLILKIPRRSLETHLGDLLGRPVTDIVDFDFALDLSTGQGTTLLSSVEFLARELDRPGGLAELPLAREQFEAFVMTQLLHTGRHQYSDDLRAPAEPLRHGRLQPVLDYMEQHADEPLTPQELARVGCMSVRTLHASFQQALGESPMSHLRRIRLDHVRAELLRSDPSVTLVTDVAVRWGFLHQSRFAQQYRERFGELPRDTLRA from the coding sequence ATGGAGACCGGTCCCCCTGCACTGCTGACACGGTTCCCGGTGCTGGGCACCCGGAGCCTCGACGAGGCGCGCGACGCCGTCACCCGCATCTACCTCGAGCACGAGCTGACGGCCCCCACCGACCACCTCGAGATGACGCTCAACGCCGTCACCGACCGGCGCTTCACGCTGGGCTACCTCACCTACCGGTCCGCGGCCAAGCTCGTGATGCCCGCGACCGAGGACAACTACCACGTCAACCTCACCGTCGCGGGCCGCACCGACGCCGACCGCACCGACGGCGGGCGCGCCTCCACCCACGGCGGGCGCAGCGGGATCGTGCTCGCGCCCGACCAGCGCAACACCGTGCGCTGGTCGCCCGACGCCGAGCAGCTCATCCTCAAGATCCCGCGCCGCAGCCTGGAGACGCACCTGGGCGACCTGCTCGGGCGGCCGGTGACCGACATCGTCGACTTCGACTTCGCGCTCGACCTCTCGACCGGGCAGGGCACCACGCTGCTGTCCTCGGTCGAGTTCCTGGCCCGCGAGCTCGACCGCCCCGGCGGCCTGGCCGAGCTCCCGCTGGCCCGCGAGCAGTTCGAGGCGTTCGTGATGACGCAGCTGCTGCACACCGGTCGCCACCAGTACAGCGACGACCTGCGCGCGCCCGCCGAGCCCCTGCGCCACGGCCGGCTGCAGCCCGTCCTGGACTACATGGAGCAGCACGCCGACGAGCCGCTGACCCCGCAGGAGCTGGCCCGCGTGGGCTGCATGAGCGTGCGCACGCTGCACGCGTCGTTCCAGCAGGCGCTGGGCGAGTCCCCGATGAGCCACCTGCGCCGGATCCGGCTCGACCACGTGCGCGCGGAGCTGCTGCGCAGCGACCCGTCGGTCACGCTCGTCACCGACGTCGCGGTCCGCTGGGGCTTCCTGCACCAGAGCCGGTTCGCCCAGCAGTACCGCGAGCGGTTCGGCGAGCTGCCGCGCGACACGCTGCGCGCCTAG
- a CDS encoding aldehyde dehydrogenase, giving the protein MTTTAPPALEELKLFIHGKSVDARSGRTFETQNPYTGQPWARLADGGPDDVDEAVASARAAFEGEWGAMTGFARAAVLRRCGDAIAANAERLARLEVNDSGKLYREMIGQLNALPQWYYYFSGLADKIEGRTVPPVNPNYFGYTRREPIGVVGAITPWNSPLLLLTFKLAPALAAGCTMVVKPSEHAPASTVAFAQILHEAGLPAGVLNVVTGWDRSTGEALASHEGVDKIAFTGSSATGAKVAQAAVANFNRVTLELGGKSPQIVFPDADLDAAANGLVAGVFAATGQTCMAGSRLIVHADVHDELVAKVVARAESIVLGDPNEAATEMGPVANRPQYEKVLGYLQGAAAEGAVFACGGEPDAERGGLFVKPTVVTGVTPENTIVREEVFGPVLAAYTFTDEDEALKLANDTPYGLAGAVWTKDVHRAHRVAAKLRAGTIWINAYRVIAPNMPFGGFGASGIGRENGIDAIGEYTENKSVFVELTGGTRDPFQLG; this is encoded by the coding sequence ATGACGACCACCGCACCACCAGCGCTCGAGGAGCTCAAGCTCTTCATCCACGGGAAGTCGGTGGACGCCCGCTCGGGGCGCACCTTCGAGACCCAGAACCCCTACACCGGGCAGCCCTGGGCCCGGCTCGCCGACGGCGGGCCCGACGACGTCGACGAGGCCGTCGCGTCCGCCCGCGCCGCCTTCGAGGGCGAGTGGGGCGCGATGACCGGCTTCGCCCGCGCCGCGGTCCTGCGCCGCTGCGGCGACGCGATCGCGGCCAACGCCGAGCGGCTCGCGCGCCTGGAGGTCAACGACTCCGGGAAGCTCTACCGCGAGATGATCGGGCAGCTCAACGCCCTGCCGCAGTGGTACTACTACTTCTCCGGGCTGGCCGACAAGATCGAGGGGCGCACCGTCCCGCCGGTCAACCCGAACTACTTCGGCTACACCCGGCGCGAGCCGATCGGCGTCGTCGGGGCGATCACGCCGTGGAACTCGCCGCTGCTGCTGCTCACGTTCAAGCTGGCCCCGGCGCTGGCCGCGGGCTGCACCATGGTCGTGAAGCCGTCCGAGCACGCGCCCGCCTCGACCGTCGCGTTCGCGCAGATCCTGCACGAGGCCGGGCTCCCGGCGGGCGTGCTCAACGTCGTCACCGGCTGGGACCGCTCCACCGGCGAGGCCCTGGCGAGCCACGAGGGCGTCGACAAGATCGCGTTCACCGGCTCGTCGGCGACCGGCGCGAAGGTCGCGCAGGCCGCGGTGGCCAACTTCAACCGGGTCACCCTGGAGCTGGGCGGCAAGAGCCCGCAGATCGTCTTCCCCGACGCCGACCTCGACGCCGCGGCCAACGGGCTCGTCGCCGGCGTGTTCGCCGCGACCGGGCAGACCTGCATGGCCGGCTCCCGGCTGATCGTGCACGCCGACGTGCACGACGAGCTCGTGGCGAAGGTCGTCGCGCGGGCGGAGTCGATCGTGCTCGGCGACCCCAACGAGGCCGCCACCGAGATGGGGCCCGTCGCGAACCGGCCGCAGTACGAGAAGGTGCTCGGCTACCTGCAGGGCGCCGCCGCCGAGGGCGCCGTGTTCGCCTGCGGGGGAGAGCCCGACGCCGAGCGCGGCGGGCTGTTCGTCAAGCCGACCGTCGTCACCGGCGTGACGCCGGAGAACACCATCGTCCGCGAGGAGGTGTTCGGGCCGGTGCTGGCCGCGTACACGTTCACCGACGAGGACGAGGCGCTGAAGCTCGCCAACGACACGCCCTACGGCCTGGCCGGGGCGGTGTGGACCAAGGACGTGCACCGCGCGCACCGCGTCGCCGCGAAGCTCCGCGCCGGCACGATCTGGATCAACGCCTACCGCGTCATCGCGCCCAACATGCCCTTCGGCGGCTTCGGGGCCAGCGGCATCGGCCGGGAGAACGGCATCGACGCGATCGGTGAGTACACGGAGAACAAGTCGGTGTTCGTCGAGCTCACCGGCGGCACGCGCGACCCGTTCCAGCTCGGCTGA
- a CDS encoding LLM class flavin-dependent oxidoreductase, with protein sequence MTVTANERLGLAPTDPRPPAETQPAADRTETNPLFGDQKMKLGLFGTNCSYGLIMSHAPSSYEITWEHTKEIAQRADRLGFDVLVPVARWKGFGGSTNFNGNCFETYTWAAGVAEATERIAIAATSHLPTMHPIVAAKQATTVDRISGGRFALNMVMGWVPPEMEMFGSEQREHDERYAYGQEWLDFVNKLWTEQGTFGIHSTYFDAELLEAYPKPHQGPRPALINAGNSPSGIEFSARNVDFNFASLDTLENIKGYTTKLKAKAREEYQREIHAMTYGLVVCRDTEEEAKRAFQQVVDEGDWGAAGNVIKIAGSGASQSFDHAVKEMQERFIAGWGGYPIVGTPEQVTEELGRLNEAGMEGMIFGLIDYNEELKYFGDEVMPLLKQAGLRH encoded by the coding sequence ATGACCGTCACCGCCAACGAGCGCCTCGGCCTCGCACCCACCGACCCCCGCCCGCCCGCCGAGACGCAGCCCGCGGCCGACCGCACCGAGACCAACCCGCTGTTCGGCGACCAGAAGATGAAGCTGGGCCTGTTCGGGACCAACTGCTCCTACGGCCTGATCATGAGCCACGCGCCCAGCAGCTACGAGATCACCTGGGAGCACACCAAGGAGATCGCGCAGCGCGCCGACCGGCTCGGGTTCGACGTGCTCGTCCCCGTCGCCCGCTGGAAGGGCTTCGGCGGGTCCACGAACTTCAACGGCAACTGCTTCGAGACCTACACCTGGGCCGCCGGGGTCGCCGAGGCGACCGAGCGGATCGCGATCGCCGCGACCTCCCACCTGCCGACGATGCACCCGATCGTCGCGGCCAAGCAGGCCACGACGGTCGACCGGATCTCCGGGGGCCGCTTCGCGCTGAACATGGTCATGGGCTGGGTGCCGCCGGAGATGGAGATGTTCGGCTCCGAGCAGCGCGAGCACGACGAGCGCTACGCCTACGGGCAGGAGTGGCTCGACTTCGTGAACAAGCTCTGGACCGAGCAGGGGACGTTCGGCATCCACTCGACGTACTTCGACGCGGAGCTGCTCGAGGCCTACCCGAAGCCGCACCAGGGCCCGCGGCCCGCGCTGATCAACGCGGGCAACTCGCCGTCGGGCATCGAGTTCTCGGCGCGCAACGTCGACTTCAACTTCGCCTCGCTGGACACCCTGGAGAACATCAAGGGGTACACGACCAAGCTCAAGGCGAAGGCGCGCGAGGAGTACCAGCGCGAGATCCACGCGATGACCTACGGCCTGGTCGTCTGCCGCGACACCGAGGAGGAGGCGAAGCGGGCGTTCCAGCAGGTCGTCGACGAGGGCGACTGGGGCGCGGCCGGCAACGTCATCAAGATCGCCGGGTCGGGCGCGAGCCAGTCGTTCGACCACGCCGTCAAGGAGATGCAGGAGCGCTTCATCGCCGGCTGGGGCGGCTACCCGATCGTCGGCACGCCCGAGCAGGTCACCGAGGAGCTCGGCCGGCTCAACGAGGCCGGCATGGAGGGCATGATCTTCGGGCTCATCGACTACAACGAGGAGCTCAAGTACTTCGGCGACGAGGTCATGCCCCTGCTCAAGCAGGCGGGCCTACGGCACTGA
- a CDS encoding ATP-binding protein, translating to MTTIDEPRAVRPEHPGDLMTVLPADAASLRPVRKLVRTWLNGQGWPEDEAEDVELAVNEAVANVVDHAYHPGTAGTVTLHAWIRRTAGARRVVATVLDRGRWGAHQPATPPAHTRGHGLAVMSGCMEEMHIQRGTAGTTVVLVSRPVGAAPDVTAAQEVSAVGPPA from the coding sequence ATGACCACCATCGACGAGCCCCGCGCCGTCCGACCCGAGCACCCCGGCGACCTCATGACCGTGCTGCCCGCCGACGCCGCGTCGCTGCGCCCCGTGCGCAAGCTGGTGCGCACCTGGCTGAACGGACAGGGTTGGCCCGAGGACGAGGCCGAGGACGTGGAGCTGGCCGTCAACGAGGCCGTCGCCAACGTCGTCGACCACGCCTACCACCCGGGCACGGCCGGGACCGTCACCCTGCACGCCTGGATCCGCCGCACGGCCGGCGCGCGCCGCGTCGTGGCCACGGTGCTCGACCGCGGCCGCTGGGGCGCCCACCAGCCCGCCACCCCGCCCGCCCACACCCGCGGCCACGGCCTGGCCGTGATGAGCGGGTGCATGGAGGAGATGCACATCCAGCGCGGCACCGCCGGCACGACCGTGGTGCTGGTCAGCCGGCCGGTCGGCGCCGCGCCCGACGTCACGGCGGCGCAGGAGGTCAGTGCCGTAGGCCCGCCTGCTTGA